The following DNA comes from Streptomyces sp. Ag109_O5-10.
CGAGCTCACCGACGTGCCGGGCCAGGTTCACGGACGGGAAGGCCTGGTTGTCCAGCGGGAAGAACTCCCAGGTGGAGGCCTTGCTCCAGTCGAAGGCGGGTGCCGCGTCGGGGACCCGTTCGGGCCAGCCGAGACCGATGGCGATCGGCCCTCGCATGTCGGGGGGCGTCGCCTGCGCGATCGTGGATCCGTCCGTGAACTCGACCATCGAGTGGACATACGACTGCGGGTGCACGACCACCTCAATGCGGTCGAAGGGAATGTCGTAGAGGAGGTGTGCCTCGATGACTTCCAGCCCCTTGTTGACCAGGGTGGCGGAGTTGATCGTGATGACCGGTCCCATCGCCCAGGTGGGGTGGGCGAGCGCGTCCTCCACGGTGACGTTCGCCAGGTCGGCCTTGGTGCGGCCGCGGAAGGGGCCGCCGGACGCCGTGACGACCAGCTTGCGGACGTCGGCCCGGGTGCCCGCCGCAAGCGACTGGAAGAGCGCCGCGTGCTCGGAGTCGACCGGGATGATCTGGCCGGGCTTGGCGAGCGCCTTGACCAGCGGGCCGCCGACGATCAGCGACTCCTTGTTGGCGAGGGCGAGGGTGCGGCCCGCCTCCAGGGCGGCGAGGGTGGGCGCGAGGCCGATGGAGCCGGTGATGCCGTTGAGGACGGTGTGGCAGTCGGAGGCGGCGACGTGGGTGGCCGCGTCGGGTCCGGCGAGGATCTCCGGGAGCGGTTCGCCGGGGCCGTAGCGCGCCGTCAGCGCCTCGCGCAGCGCCGGTACGACGTCCTCGCGGGCGACCGCGACGGTGCGCACCCGCAGCCGGTGCGCCTGCTCGGCGAGGAGGGCGATCCGGCCGCCCTGGGCGGAGAGGGCGGTGACCCGGAAGCGGTCGGGGTTGCGCAGGACGAGGTCGATGGCCTGGGTGCCGATCGATCCGGTGGAGCCGAGGATCACCACGTCCTTCGGGCCGTCGCCCACGAGCGGGTCGTACACGAGGTGCGGGTCGGCGAGGGGTGCCGGACTGGCGGGACTGTCGGTCATCCCCCCATTGTGGCCGCATCCGGTGACCGGGAGGACAGCGCGTGCCGCACGCGGGCGCCTTAGCGGCTCCTGTCGCCGTATGGAGTGGAATTCCCTTTGTGAGATTCAGGTGAAGATCATGTGATAACACTTCTGTCGGGTCGGCGGGGATGACCGGCCCGACCGGAAGACATCCTGGGGGGATCTCTCCATGCGCACCAAGTCCATACGCGCCGTGCTGCCCGCGCTCGCGGGCGCCGCGCTGCTCACCGGCACCGTGTTCAGCACCCCGGCACAGGCGGCCGGGGGCGTGACCATCTACCACGTCTGGTTCGACAGCCCGGGCAGCGACAACCGCTCCAACTCCAGCCTCAACGCGGAGTGGGTGCAGATCAAGAACACCGGCGGCTCGGCCGTCTCGCTCAAGGGCTGGGTCCTGAAGGACACGTCCAACCACCGGTACGTCTTCAAGAGCGTCAAGATCGGCGCCCACAAGACGATGAAGGTGCACACCGGCCGGGGCACGGACACCGCGTCGGACAAGTACCAGAACCGCCGCGCCTACGTGTGGAACAACACCAGCGACACGGCGACGCTGACCAAGGCGAGTGGCGCCAAGGTCGACTCCTGCTCCTGGACGACGCGGGACCCGAGCGACAAGTACTGCTGAATCGCTCCTTCAGCGACCTAACCGAAGGGGGCCCCGGTAGACGGGGCCCGATAGAGGGGCCCCGGTGAGAAGGGCCCCCGGGTGGAACGGCCTTACTTGAAGGGGCGGCGGACGTTGTCCCGCCGGGACGGCCCGGGGCTCGCGTCCGCGATCCACGGGCCCTCGCCCGACGGGTCGACGATCCCCTGCTCCAGCCATTCGAAGGAGCCGCCGAGCACGGCCTTGACGACCTTGCGGTCCAGGTCGTCGGTGTTCGACCAGAGCCGGGTGAACAGCTCGTCGACGCGGATGCGGGCCTGCCGGCAGAACGCGTCGGCGAGCAGGTAGGCCTCGCGGCCGTGGTCGCCCTGGCGGCGCAGCAGCTCGGCGCGTACGCAGGCCGCGCTCATCGCGAACAGTTCGGCGCCGATGTCCACGACCCGGCCCAGGAAGCCCTGCTTGGTCTCCATCCGGCCCTGCCAGCGGGACATGGCGTAGAAGGTGGAGCGGGCCAGCTTGCGGGCGTGCCGTTCGACGTAGCGCAGGTGCGGGGCGAGGTCCACGCCGTGTTTGAAGTCGCCGTACGACGTGGGGAGCTGGCCGGGGCCCGCGACCAGCTTCGGCAGCCACTTGGCGTAGAAGACGCCCGCGTTGGCGCCCGCCTTCGCCTTGTCCTGGAGGGACTTGTCGGGGTCGATGAGGTCGCCGGCGACCGAGAGGTGGGCGTCGACGGCCTCGCGGGCGATCAGCAGGTGCATGATCTCCGTGGAGCCCTCGAAGATGCGGTTGATGCGCAGGTCGCGCAGGAGCTGTTCGGCGGGGACGGCGCGTTCGCCGCGGGCCGCCAGCGACTCGGCCGTCTCGAAGCCGCGCCCGCCGCGGATCTGGACCAGCTCGTCGGCCATCAGGCAGGCCATCTCGGAGCCGTAGAGCTTGGCGAGGGCGGCCTCGATACGGATGTCGTTGCGGTTCTCGTCGGCCATCTGGGAGGACAGGTCGACGACCGCCTCCAGGGCGAAGGTGGTCGCCGCGATGAAGCTGATCTTGGAGCCGACCGCCTCGTGCAGCGCGACCGGCTTGCCCCACTGCTCGCGGGCCGCCGACCATTCGCGGGCGATCTTCAGGCACCACTTGCCGGCGCCGACGCACATCGCGGGGAGCGAGAGCCGCCCGGTGTTGAGGGTGGTGAGGGCGATCTTGAGGCCCGCGCCCTCGGGGCCGATGCGGTTGGCGGCCGGGACCCGGACCTGGTGGAAGCGGGTGACGCCGTTCTCGATGCCGCGCAGGCCCATGAAGGCGTTGCGGTTCTCGACGGTGATGCCCGGCGAGTCCGCCTCGACCACGAAGGCCGTGATGCCGCCCCTGCTGTTCTCCGACTTGGGGACGCGGGCCATGACGACCAGGAGGTCGGCGACCACGCCGTTGGTGGTCCACAGCTTCACCCCGTCGAGGACGTAGTCGTCCCCGTCCGGTACGGCCGTGGTGGCCAGGCGCGCCGGGTCCGAGCCGACGTCCGGTTCGGTGAGCAGGAACGCCGAGATGTCGGTGCGGGCGCAGCGCGGCAGGAAGGCGTCCTTCTGCTGCTGGGTGCCGAAGATCTTCAGCGGCTGCGGGACGCCGATCGACTGGTGGGCGGAGAGCAGCGCGCCGACCGCGGGGTTCGCGGAGCCGACCAGGGAGAGGGCCCGGTTGTAGTAGACCTGGGTGAGGCCGAGGCCTCCGTACTTGGTGTCGATCTTCATGCCGAGGGCGCCGAGTTCCTTCAGACCGGCGATCACCTCGTCGGGGATGCGTGCCTCGCGCTCGATGCGCGCCGAGTCGATCTTCGTCTCGCAGAACTCGCGCAGCCGGGCCAGGAACTCCTCGCCGCGCTGCACGTCCTCGTCCGCCGGGAGCGGATGCGGGTGGATGAGGTCGAGCCGGAAGCGCCCGAGGAACAGTTCCTTGGCGAAACTGGGCTTGCGCCAGTCCTGTTCCCGGGCGGCCTCCGCCACCTGGCGGGCCTCCCGCTCGGTGACGGTGGGTTTCTTGGTGGTGGGGGCGGACATTGCGGCTCACCTCGCCACGAAAGGGGTTGTTGGGACCGTTCGTTACCGACCAGTGCTACTGGATCGTTGGTACCCGAATCGGGCTCCGCCTACCAGCCCTCGCGGTCCGATCGGCTGACGCGGTGAGCGCCCCGACGCGTTTCTCAGCCGATGTCGCCGGAGTACGGGGTGGTGTCCAGCCGCCCCGAGCCCTTGACGACCTCGGCGCCGGACGCGATGCCGGAGCGGTACTCGTCGTTGCCACCGGCTTGCGGCCGAACCCGGGGCGGAGTCGTCCCCGACGCACTGGGCGCCGGTGCCCTTTTCCCGCCCCCGGACGTCGTCGCCGAGGTCATACTTGCCGAGCGTCACGGAGTCGCAGGCGGTGCACTCCCTGCTCGGCTCACCGGCCCGCGCCGCGCCTGCCGCCCGCGGCGGCGGTGAGCGCGACCGAGGCGGCCGGCAGCGTCTTCGGGGTACTGGACGGGCCGGCCATTCACTGTCGAAGCGCTTCGACACCTATGGACACCCACGCGCACTGAAGCTACTGTCGAACCACCCTCACTCGCCACCCTGCCGGCAATGCGCACTGTCGAAGCGCTTCACAAAACTTGGAGAGCCGGATGGTCACCCTCGCCGAGGTCGCCCAGCACGCCGGAGTCTCGGCGAGCACGGTGAGCTATGTCCTCAGCGGCAAGCGGTCCATCTCCACCCCCACCCGGCAGCGGGTCGAGCAGAGCATCCGGGAGCTGGGCTACCACCCGAACGCGGGCGCCCGCGCCCTGGCCAGCAACCGTTCGAACATCATCGCGCTGATGATCCCGCTGCGTACGGACATGTACGTGCCGGTGATGATGGAGATCGCGATCGCGGTGGCCACCACGGCCCGCGCGCACGGCTACGACGTCCTGCTGCTCACCGGCGAGGAGGGGCCGGACGCGGTGCGCCGGGTCACCGGCAGCGGGCTCGCCGACGCCATGATCCTGATGGACGTGGAGCTGGAGGACGAGCGGCTGCCGCTGCTGCGGGAGACCGACCAGCCCTCCGTGCTCATCGGTCTGCCTGCCTCGACCTCCGGCCTGACCTGCGTCGATCTCGACTTCGGGGCGACCGGCGCGCTGTGCGTGGAGCATCTCGCGAAGCTAGGTCACCGTGACATCGCTGTCATCGGCGAGGCCCCGGCCGTCTACGAACGGCACACCGGCTTCGCCGAGCGCACCCTGGACGGACTGCGGTCCCGGGCTCGGGAGTTGGGCCTGAGGGTGCTGCACCGGCCGTGCGAGGGCGGGTACGACGCGATGGCCGCCACGCTGGCCCGGATCTTCGACGAGCGCCCGGGCACCACGGGCCTGGTCGTCCAGAACGAGTCCGCGGTGGAGCCGCTGCTGGCGCTGCTGCGCCAGCAGGGCCGGGCCGTGCCGGAGGACGTGTCCGTGGTCGCGATCTGCCCGGACCAGGTCGCCGTCCAGGCCTCGGTCCGGCTGACCTCGGTCGCCATCCCCGCCCAGGAGATGGGCCGGTACGCCGTGGAGCACCTGGTCGCCAAGCTGGACGGCCGGGGCATCGAGGAAGTCGTGCTGATCGCACCCGAGTTGACGGTACGGGCGAGCACGGGACCGGCGCCGGCCGGGTCCTGACCCCTTTGCAGCGCCCCGCCCTTCCGGGGCGCCCCCCCTGTCCGCACTCCTTCAGGAGCACGTGACATGAATCAGTCCGCCCGCATCCAGTCCGCGGACGACCAGCCCAAGGTCGGCCTCGCGCAGGCGGCCTGGACGGTCGACGACGCGTACCTTTTCGGCCGCGACCTCCTGGTGGCGCCGGTGCTGACAGCGGGCGCCACGGTCCGCGCGGCGTACGGGCGGGCGCCCGGTGGACGGACGCGTGGACGGGCGAGCCGTCCGAGGGCGGCACGGCGGTGACGGTGGACGCGCCGTTGGGCCGTATCCCGCTGTTCCTGCGCGACGGAACGAGGCTACCGGTCGCGGAGTAGTCCGGCCGGATTACGACGGCCCTCGTTACCGGCCGGTTAATGTCTCAACTCGGCCGTGCGGTGAGGCAGTTGGAGCGGGTAATCAGTATCCCCGCCGACTGTCCCCCCACGAAGGGTTCCGCTGCCGTGGCCTTGGACCCGCTCCCCCTCACGCTCGCCGACCTGCTGCTGCGACCCGGCTTCCGCGGCCGCCGCACTCCCGACCGTGCCTTCGACCGGCTGTTGGCGGCGGCCGGGCCCGCGGAGGGCGACGAACACTTCACCGACGGCTTCCGCCACCTGCTCCGATGTTGGGCGGGAGCCGAGCGTCTGACCCCGGTCGGCTGGCTGTCCGCACGCGGGCACGTCGGCCGGCACCTCGCCAACCGCGCCCGGATCCGCCGGCTGCTCGCCGAACACCCGGAGATCGAGCGGGAGCCCGTCGAGCGCCCGGTGTTCGTGGTGGGCCTGCCCCGCACCGCCACCACGCTCACCCACGGCATCCTCTCCCTCTCGGCGGACCATCGCTGCCCGTTGCTGTGGGAGCTGCTCACCCCGGATCTGGAACTTCCGCCGGAGGAGCGGGAGAAGGCGATCACGGCCGCCCGCCGTCTGGTCGGCGGCATCAACCTCTTCTCCCCGCGCTTCCGGCACATCCACAACCTGCGCCCCGAGGGACCGGAGGAGTGCACCTTCGCGCTGCCGCACACGGTGATGCCGCTCTCCCAGGCGGTGATCCCCGAGTACCTGCCCTGGCACGAGACCCATGACTTCGGCCCCGACTACCGCTACCTCAAGCAGATCTACCAGGTCCTCCAGTACGGCCGCCCGCGCCGCCGCTGGGTGCTGAAGTCGCCGCTGCACCTGGAGAACCTGGACGCGCTGCGGGCGGTCTTCCCGGACGCCACGATCGTGTGGACGCACCGCGATCCGGCCACCGCAGTGGCCTCCTTCTGCAGCCTGGTCGAACACGGCATGGCGGTGAACACCCGCCCCCTCGACCTGGACTGGATCGGCGCCACCTGGCTGGAGCTCCTGGCGCGCTCGGCCAGCCGCGGCCTCGCCGCCCGCGCCGGCATCCCCCGCGAGTCCCTCGTCGACGTGCCGTACTCCTGGCTGGGCGCCGACCCGGCCGCGGGCGCCCCGAAGCTCTACGCGGCCGTCGGCGCCCGCTGGACCGAGGCCGACGCGGCCCGCCTCCCGGCCGTCGCCGCCCGCCCCAGGGGAACCCGCGTACACAGCTACGACCTGGCCCGCTACGGCCTGACCCGGGAAGCGGTCGACGCCGCCTTCGCGGACTACAACGCGCTGCGCGCCGAGGTCGACCGGGCGTGACGGTGCGCGGGGCGGCCCCGCCGGATCGCGGGACCGCCCCGGTGGCTCACCTGCTGCCGACACTCTCGCCGTTGGCGGTGAAGTCCAGCCCGCCCGACGAGGACGTGATCTCGAAGCACCTTCTCGGAGTTGGGGTACGACTTGATGCCGCCGGTGTCGGAGTGGTTGGCGTTGACGCCCCATTCGGTGCCGGAGTTGGCTCACCCGCACCTGAGGCTCCGGCGCCGGAGCCTCAGGTGCGGGTGGGCTACCACGTCCCCAGGGTGAGGACGTGGTCTTCTCCGGCGACGAGGTCGAGCGGCCGACGGCCGGAGGAGGTCCACAGGTCGACGCGGAGGGACCGGTGCGGCGTGAGGACGGCCCGCGCGCCGTCGGGGGTCCAGGAGAGGTCGAGTTCGGCGCCGAAGCGCGTGCGGATGCCCCGGAGCCGGCCCTCTCCCAGGGCGGCGGGCGGGGCCGGAAGCAGCACGAGCCGGTCCGGGGTCGACTGGACGAGGGCCTCGATGAGCACGGCGGGCAGGGTGTGTGCGGCGTCGGCGTTGTAGACGTCGCGGTGCGGGTAGTGGGCGCTCATCAGGGAGGCGTGGAAGAAGTCGCCGGCCAGGACGCGGTCGAGGGCGGCGCCGACCCGGTCGCCGTCGCGCAGGCGGGCCGCGACGAGGGCGTGGTGGAGGTGGCCGTGGGCCGAGTCGTTCTCGGCGCCGCGCAGTTCGAGGGCGCGGTGGGCGGCGGCAGCGAGCTCCGGGGTGTCGTAGGGGGTGATCTCGTCGAGCGGCCAGACGCCGTACAGGTGGCTGAGGTGGCGGTGGTCGTAGGTGTCGTCGAGGCCGGGCCAGGCCCATTCGGCCAGTGCGCCGTCGGCGTTGATCCGGTGCGGGGGCAGCCGGTCGGCGAGGGCGCGCCAGCGGTCGGCGTCCGGCCCCGGGTGGTAGTCGGCCGCGGTGTGCAGCGCGTGCCGGGCGGCGGACAGGTCCATCGCCGCGTTGACCGTGCCCCAGCTCGCGTTCGCGGGCCGGTTCTCGGGCGAGTAGGAGGGGACGATCACGAGGTGGCCGTCGGCGTCGGTCCGGGTGAGGAAGTCCTCGTAGAACCGCGCGACTTCGGCCAGCACCGCCGCCGTGCGGGGGTCGCGCTCGCCGCGGGTCTCGTCGTGGTCGACCAGCGGCTTGAGCAGCCAGTCGGCGCCGGCCGTCCACAGGTGCAGGGGGTATTCGCGGCTGAAGTGGTAAGCCAGCCCGGACTCGCCGTCGCTGTGCGCGGGCGCCACCGCGCCCCGGGCGCCGAACACCGCGCGGGCGTTCTCCCGCCAGTCGCCGAGCTGGCGCTGCACCAGTGCGGCGCAGGCCTGTGTGACTTCGGGCAGGGCGGCCGCCGCTGCCGAGGCCGTCTGGAGGTTGACGTTGGCGTCGTTGGTGAACGCCCCCGACCAGGCGGTGTCCCAGTCGCCGGTCCACAGGCCGGTCAGGCGGGGCGGGTTGAGGCCGGAGGCGGAGAGCAGGTGGTAGCGGCCGGCGGCGAAGAGCCGCTCCAGGAGGGCCGCTTCGGCGGGCCGCTTGACCAACTCTGACCCCGGCAGCGCGCGTGCGGCCGGGTGGGCGGCCAGGTCGAGGGTGACGCGGGTGTAGGCGGCGCGGTGCGGGACGAGGTGGCGGGCGAGCAGCGCCTCGTACGACTCCTGGTCGGCGAGCAGGTCGCTCAGTGCGCGTGCCTCGGCGGTCACGTCGAGTTCGCCGGTGTGGCGGCGGACCCGGGTGAGGAGGAGGACGGACGCGGCGCCGGTGACGCGGACGCCCGGCGGGACGAGTCCGGTGCTGCCGCCGGTGACGGCGACCAGGGTGACGCCCGTGTAGGCGCGGTCGCTGCCGGGGTAGCGGGCGCGGAGGCTGAGCAGGGCGCCCTCGGGGGTGCGCAGCGCACCGTGGCCGACGCCCAGGCCGGGCGGGGCGCCGGGGAGCCGGT
Coding sequences within:
- the dxr gene encoding 1-deoxy-D-xylulose-5-phosphate reductoisomerase produces the protein MTDSPASPAPLADPHLVYDPLVGDGPKDVVILGSTGSIGTQAIDLVLRNPDRFRVTALSAQGGRIALLAEQAHRLRVRTVAVAREDVVPALREALTARYGPGEPLPEILAGPDAATHVAASDCHTVLNGITGSIGLAPTLAALEAGRTLALANKESLIVGGPLVKALAKPGQIIPVDSEHAALFQSLAAGTRADVRKLVVTASGGPFRGRTKADLANVTVEDALAHPTWAMGPVITINSATLVNKGLEVIEAHLLYDIPFDRIEVVVHPQSYVHSMVEFTDGSTIAQATPPDMRGPIAIGLGWPERVPDAAPAFDWSKASTWEFFPLDNQAFPSVNLARHVGELAGTAPAVFNAANEECVEAFRTGLLPFNGIMETVTRVVEEHGTPRTGTSLTVPDVLEAETWARIRAQELTAQKATAEARA
- a CDS encoding lamin tail domain-containing protein, with the translated sequence MRTKSIRAVLPALAGAALLTGTVFSTPAQAAGGVTIYHVWFDSPGSDNRSNSSLNAEWVQIKNTGGSAVSLKGWVLKDTSNHRYVFKSVKIGAHKTMKVHTGRGTDTASDKYQNRRAYVWNNTSDTATLTKASGAKVDSCSWTTRDPSDKYC
- a CDS encoding acyl-CoA dehydrogenase family protein, encoding MSAPTTKKPTVTEREARQVAEAAREQDWRKPSFAKELFLGRFRLDLIHPHPLPADEDVQRGEEFLARLREFCETKIDSARIEREARIPDEVIAGLKELGALGMKIDTKYGGLGLTQVYYNRALSLVGSANPAVGALLSAHQSIGVPQPLKIFGTQQQKDAFLPRCARTDISAFLLTEPDVGSDPARLATTAVPDGDDYVLDGVKLWTTNGVVADLLVVMARVPKSENSRGGITAFVVEADSPGITVENRNAFMGLRGIENGVTRFHQVRVPAANRIGPEGAGLKIALTTLNTGRLSLPAMCVGAGKWCLKIAREWSAAREQWGKPVALHEAVGSKISFIAATTFALEAVVDLSSQMADENRNDIRIEAALAKLYGSEMACLMADELVQIRGGRGFETAESLAARGERAVPAEQLLRDLRINRIFEGSTEIMHLLIAREAVDAHLSVAGDLIDPDKSLQDKAKAGANAGVFYAKWLPKLVAGPGQLPTSYGDFKHGVDLAPHLRYVERHARKLARSTFYAMSRWQGRMETKQGFLGRVVDIGAELFAMSAACVRAELLRRQGDHGREAYLLADAFCRQARIRVDELFTRLWSNTDDLDRKVVKAVLGGSFEWLEQGIVDPSGEGPWIADASPGPSRRDNVRRPFK
- a CDS encoding LacI family DNA-binding transcriptional regulator is translated as MVTLAEVAQHAGVSASTVSYVLSGKRSISTPTRQRVEQSIRELGYHPNAGARALASNRSNIIALMIPLRTDMYVPVMMEIAIAVATTARAHGYDVLLLTGEEGPDAVRRVTGSGLADAMILMDVELEDERLPLLRETDQPSVLIGLPASTSGLTCVDLDFGATGALCVEHLAKLGHRDIAVIGEAPAVYERHTGFAERTLDGLRSRARELGLRVLHRPCEGGYDAMAATLARIFDERPGTTGLVVQNESAVEPLLALLRQQGRAVPEDVSVVAICPDQVAVQASVRLTSVAIPAQEMGRYAVEHLVAKLDGRGIEEVVLIAPELTVRASTGPAPAGS
- a CDS encoding sulfotransferase, producing the protein MALDPLPLTLADLLLRPGFRGRRTPDRAFDRLLAAAGPAEGDEHFTDGFRHLLRCWAGAERLTPVGWLSARGHVGRHLANRARIRRLLAEHPEIEREPVERPVFVVGLPRTATTLTHGILSLSADHRCPLLWELLTPDLELPPEEREKAITAARRLVGGINLFSPRFRHIHNLRPEGPEECTFALPHTVMPLSQAVIPEYLPWHETHDFGPDYRYLKQIYQVLQYGRPRRRWVLKSPLHLENLDALRAVFPDATIVWTHRDPATAVASFCSLVEHGMAVNTRPLDLDWIGATWLELLARSASRGLAARAGIPRESLVDVPYSWLGADPAAGAPKLYAAVGARWTEADAARLPAVAARPRGTRVHSYDLARYGLTREAVDAAFADYNALRAEVDRA
- a CDS encoding glycoside hydrolase N-terminal domain-containing protein, with the protein product MTTDGTGTRVNTATGPVHGTWEPAPAARWEDAFLSGNGHHGTLVFGDPDDDRVIVTHHTLVRPNGGEHARPPRLAAELVAVQDRLLAGERAAAESFTDGRPLQWVQPFHPAFQIRLRRPHSQPDGYRRSVDFTTGEATATAADWTSRVFVSRADDVIVQQVTGAAALDIALDHRLPGAPPGLGVGHGALRTPEGALLSLRARYPGSDRAYTGVTLVAVTGGSTGLVPPGVRVTGAASVLLLTRVRRHTGELDVTAEARALSDLLADQESYEALLARHLVPHRAAYTRVTLDLAAHPAARALPGSELVKRPAEAALLERLFAAGRYHLLSASGLNPPRLTGLWTGDWDTAWSGAFTNDANVNLQTASAAAAALPEVTQACAALVQRQLGDWRENARAVFGARGAVAPAHSDGESGLAYHFSREYPLHLWTAGADWLLKPLVDHDETRGERDPRTAAVLAEVARFYEDFLTRTDADGHLVIVPSYSPENRPANASWGTVNAAMDLSAARHALHTAADYHPGPDADRWRALADRLPPHRINADGALAEWAWPGLDDTYDHRHLSHLYGVWPLDEITPYDTPELAAAAHRALELRGAENDSAHGHLHHALVAARLRDGDRVGAALDRVLAGDFFHASLMSAHYPHRDVYNADAAHTLPAVLIEALVQSTPDRLVLLPAPPAALGEGRLRGIRTRFGAELDLSWTPDGARAVLTPHRSLRVDLWTSSGRRPLDLVAGEDHVLTLGTW